In Candidatus Methylomirabilota bacterium, the sequence TGAGCCCTCGCGAATGGATGGTGAAACGCCACCCGTCCCCCGCCACCGCGCTCGTGGTCTCACAGGGTCTCCCACCCCCGCGCCCCCACGACCGTGGACGGGCCGCGAGCTAGTGCGGCTGGGTGGCCTCCAGGTAGCGCTCGGCCTCCAGCGCGGCCATGCACCCGCTGCCCGCAGCCGTCACGGCCTGCCGGAACGTGAAGTCCTGGACGTCGCCCGCGGCGAAGACGCCCGGCACCGAGGTCTGGGTCGTGCCCGGCACCACCTTGACGTAGCCGTTGGGGAGCAGGTCCACCTGCCCCTGGAGGATCCGGGTGTTCGGCTCGTGGCCGATGGCGATGAAGAGCCCGTCGACGGCCCGCTCCGACCGCTCTCCGGTCTGAACATTGCGCAGGCGCACTCCGGTGACCTTGCCCTTGGCCGGATCCATCACGTCTTCCACGGCGCTGTTCCAGATGAACTCGATCTTGGGATTCTTGAGGGCGCGTTCCTGCATGATCTTGGACGCGCGCAGCGCGTCCCGCCGATGCACCACGCTGACCCTCCGCCCCAGCCGGGAGAGATAGAGCGCCTCCTCCATCGCCGAGTCACCGCCGCCCACGACCATGATGTCCTGGTCTTTGAAGAAGAACCCGTCACAGGTGGCACAGGTCGACACGCCGCGTCCCATCAGCCCCATCTCGGCGGGCAATCCCAGCAGCTTGGCGGTAGCGCCGGTGGCGATGATGACCGTATGGCCCTCATACTCGGTATCGCCCACCTTCACCACCAGGGG encodes:
- the trxB gene encoding thioredoxin-disulfide reductase; amino-acid sequence: MTVRKVIIVGSGPAGYTAAIYAARANLAPLLFTGVQAGGQLMLTTLVENYPGFVDGLMGPDLMEAFRKQAERFGTEMIAEDVTAVDFTRRPLVVKVGDTEYEGHTVIIATGATAKLLGLPAEMGLMGRGVSTCATCDGFFFKDQDIMVVGGGDSAMEEALYLSRLGRRVSVVHRRDALRASKIMQERALKNPKIEFIWNSAVEDVMDPAKGKVTGVRLRNVQTGERSERAVDGLFIAIGHEPNTRILQGQVDLLPNGYVKVVPGTTQTSVPGVFAAGDVQDFTFRQAVTAAGSGCMAALEAERYLEATQPH